The following proteins come from a genomic window of Larimichthys crocea isolate SSNF chromosome III, L_crocea_2.0, whole genome shotgun sequence:
- the eef1akmt2 gene encoding EEF1A lysine methyltransferase 2, whose translation MEVATESPHGCGNSSDTEEDRDSDTDFGPSKLGTKEYWEATYQNELETFKDVGDVGEIWFGEESMTRVLRWMDKTTIPENSAILDIGTGNGAFLVELAKHGYKNLTGIDYSPASVELARNVLQAEDLTDVTVKEMDFLNCQGELKDFDVCIDKGTFDAISLNPENAKEGKKLYVQAVKDALKDRGFFAITSCNWTKGQLLNRFSEGFEFVQELPTPSFQFGGKTGSSVAALIFKRVL comes from the exons atGGAGGTCGCCACAGAGAGCCCACATGGCTGTGGAAATAGCTCGGACACAGAAGAGGACAGAGACTCGGATACCGACTTTGGACCTTCAAAGCTGGGGACGAAAGAATA TTGGGAAGCTACATACCAAAATGAGCTTGAGACATTCAAAGACGTTGGGGATGTTGGTGAGATATG GTTTGGTGAGGAAAGCATGACCCGCGTTCTGCGATGGATGGACAAAACTACGATTCCAGAAAATTCCGCCATTCTTGACATCGGCACTGGAAATGGAGCCTTTCTAGTAGAACTG gctAAACACGGATACAAGAATCTGACTGGTATAGATTATTCTCCAGCGTCTGTGGAATTAGCCAGAAATGTTCTGCAGGCGGAGGACTTGACGGATGTGACTGTAAAG gaGATGGATTTCTTAAACTGTCAAGGGGAGCTAAAGGATTTTGATGTCTGCATTGACAAAGGAACATTTGATGCAATAAGCTTGAACCCAGAGAACGCCAAGGAGGGCAAAAAACTCTATGTCCAGGCTGTAAAAGATGCTCTTAAGGACAGAGGATTCTTCGCTATCACTTCCTGTAACTGGACAAAAGGGCAGCTGCTGAACAGATTCAGTGAAG GATTCGAGTTTGTACAGGAGTTGCCTACACCCAGTTTCCAATTTGGAGGAAAGACAGGCAGCAGTGTGGCAGCACTCATCTTCAAGCGGGTACTTTGA